GGCAACACAGGCAGCGGTAATTCAGACATATATGGCAGCATACTATGCAGCAATGGGATTATCTGAGGATTATACAATTGATGATCTTATTGCTGATGAAATTGAAGATCTTTTAAGTAGATATCCAAAGAATGCAGTTTATACATATAGGTTCTGGGATAAAAGAAATTATACAAAAGCTTATCCTAACGGAGTAGAAATAAATTTCGAATATCAATTTGATAATACAAAACCTTGGTATAATCAGCTTGGAAGTTTCTATTATTATGACTATGACAAAAATTCTTCTTTTAGAATTTATCCAAGAACATCATATATCTATATCAATAGTACAGAATATAAAGGTAAATGGGATAAAAAACATACAGTATTTACAGCTACTTATGATGCAAACGAAAAACCTTTGTCTAGTCCATTTAGTATTACTGTTACCGATAACAAAGACGGAACAGTAACAATTTCTGGAGGTATCCTCACAGCATCTGTAAATTTGGCTTTCCAAGGATATGAACTTGACTAAATAAGTAGATAACTTCAGGTGGTTGCGTAATTCGCAGCCACCTTTTTTTATATTATTTTCTTTTCAAGTGCCCTATAATCAATTTTTCCGATTTTTGTCAGAGGGAATTTATCAATTACATAAAGGCTGTCCGGACTATAAAAATCTCCAAGTGATTCCTTACAGAAAGACTTTACCCTGTCAATCAGTATTGACTGGCTTATGGTTTTATCTGAGGGAATAATAAATGCACAAATTTTTTGTTCTGTTTCACCCTGCTGTTGAACAAATACACATTGTTCAATATCCTTGCATTGCAACAGATGATTTTCTGCATCAGGACAGAAAATTTTTTTTACCATACCATCACACTGACGGACGAAAAATCTTTTCATGCGACCATTTATATGAATAAAGCCATCACTGTCGACATAACCTAAATCACCAGTATGTACCCAGTATAAACCATCTTTATGACGTCTGATGACTTTATTTGTTTCAGCTTCATTATTGATATAGCCTTTCATCATTGATGGAGTATTTATACAAAGTTCTCCTTCTTCATCGTATTTAAGTTCTTCACCGGTTTCTAAATCAAATGCAGCTATTGTATTTTTAACAAATGGAACTCCCACAGTTCCCGGCTTTTGATTTACAGGATGCCCGCAGGTTGCCTGAGCACATACTTCACTAAGCCCATAGCCGTTATAAAGAGGAAGCTTTGAATGATTTTTTTTCAGGAATTCATTGATTTTATTTTCAATGGTAATTGGAATTATATCACCGCCACTTATTGGCACTAAGAAAAATGAAAGATCTATTTTCTTATTTGACTGAGCAAGTTCCTTCCACGAATTTGGGATACTGCAGATATAATTCGGTTTCATCTTTATTAACTTTTCCAGTGTATCTGTCATTGGAAGCCTTAAAAGAATTGTCATACCTATCACAAGCGGTGTTTGTATACTACAGGCTAAACCATAGGCAATAAAAAGTGGCAGGCCTCCCACCCATACGTGTTCTCGTTTTATAGTCTGCACACCGTATAAATTCTGCCAGGCAACGGCATTAACATTGTAGTTAGTCAACTCAACAGCTTTTGAACCACCGGTAGTTCCGCCTGTATAAAGAATAACGGCAGTGCTGTTTGCATCATTGCTTATCTGATAATCCAATTGCTTTTTAAGAAAATCTTTCCAACTGAAAAAGCGGGCATCTTTTACGAGAGGAACAGTCCTAACTTTTTTAAACAGGGCAGCGCCAAGTCGTGAAGCCAGTGACATAGATGTTGTAAGGTTTGCAACGATTACCTTTTGAATATCACTTTTGTTGATGAAGGAAAGAATTGTGTTTTGGAAAATGTCCAGAGTAAACAAAAATCTGGAATTACAAAGTTTAATATTGTGAAGTAATTCTTCTGGTGGACTCATTGGGCAAAGCATATTTGCAGATGCCCCCAACAGGTTCAGCGCATAAATCAGATAAATTGTTTCGGGTGTATTCAGCATACAGACAGCAATTGTTTCACCCTTTTTT
The Treponema bryantii DNA segment above includes these coding regions:
- a CDS encoding class I adenylate-forming enzyme family protein gives rise to the protein MLKKLQTGYASIDKPWLQYFSKEAIDSKIPECNLYESICQRNKDNLDKTALDFYGNQISYRLLFENIKNTAASLSALGVKKGETIAVCMLNTPETIYLIYALNLLGASANMLCPMSPPEELLHNIKLCNSRFLFTLDIFQNTILSFINKSDIQKVIVANLTTSMSLASRLGAALFKKVRTVPLVKDARFFSWKDFLKKQLDYQISNDANSTAVILYTGGTTGGSKAVELTNYNVNAVAWQNLYGVQTIKREHVWVGGLPLFIAYGLACSIQTPLVIGMTILLRLPMTDTLEKLIKMKPNYICSIPNSWKELAQSNKKIDLSFFLVPISGGDIIPITIENKINEFLKKNHSKLPLYNGYGLSEVCAQATCGHPVNQKPGTVGVPFVKNTIAAFDLETGEELKYDEEGELCINTPSMMKGYINNEAETNKVIRRHKDGLYWVHTGDLGYVDSDGFIHINGRMKRFFVRQCDGMVKKIFCPDAENHLLQCKDIEQCVFVQQQGETEQKICAFIIPSDKTISQSILIDRVKSFCKESLGDFYSPDSLYVIDKFPLTKIGKIDYRALEKKII